The Megalobrama amblycephala isolate DHTTF-2021 linkage group LG16, ASM1881202v1, whole genome shotgun sequence genome includes the window atttataatatgcaTTAATACACTCtctacattatgaaaactggcaAAACCCTCAAGAAGTTtcttttgaaaatgaaaaaagcacaattCCTTATATTAATTCCAGTTATTCCAAATTATGTAAATTTTTTACTATTAAAGCAACAAAAAAGGCTTTGCATTGTGTGACAGAGGTTGtgtaactaaaactattaaataaaatataaatattacacagtcgtaaactaaataaatttgccttgttgaagcactaaaattattaactggaactaaataaaactaataactgataaaaaaataaataaacctaaatagcaatatatatataaaaatgacaaaagcacacatgaaaattaaaaatacactgaaaaaaggCTTATCTTACTTGGTATTTTTGTCTCATTTCCAGTCAAAATATCTAAAatttcttaaatcaagatggattttTATAGATAATAGATATTTAGTTGTTTTTTATGGGCGgggaaaaaatctaaattaagtgcattttgcTTAAAACTTGTAAAATtgtctgccaatggggtaagaaaaataatcttgttttccgtttgcattaagattatttttcttaccccactggcagaCAATTTTACAAGTTTTAAgcaaaatgcacttaatttagacttttttccaccccaggaaacaagactaaatatCTTATGTCGTTTTCTGGcatgatttaaattttttttagatatttgtacttgaaataagacaaaaatactttttttttttgcagtgaataaaaataaaagctaattaaaaatgttaaaaggactATAATAgaagtaaaataacactgatgtaagTGCATTTATTCAGCAACCACAACTGCAAACAGTTGAATTAGCTCAATTATGTAATAAACGAACATGCAAGAGTTGACGTATGTGTAGAAATTGGTGAATGATGGACGTTTTGATCCTGTGGATGTTTCTGCTGTATTGTACAGGTGCTCTGGAGAAGAGCTCATGTGATTTAATATGTGTTAACAGGACGATCCAGTGACCAATCTGAACAATGCTTTCGAAGTGGCAGAGCGATACCTCGACATCCCCAAGATGTTGGATGCTGAGGGTATGAACTGTTCTGTCCTTTTCTGTGTGTGGGCGTTTCTGTCTGTgcaaacatgtttttgtagtGTGTATTACATATCAGttgatatctgtgtgtgtctgtgcctGTGTATGAAATCAGTTGTGCGTGCTTTTGGctttgtgatgtgtgtgtgtgtgtgggagagaGAGTGAATGAGTTGCTCTATTGAAGTATGTGTGTTATGTGCGTGTCAGCACATGCCTTGTTATTTCCAGGAGTCTCCGACACACAGACAGTGCAAACACCCACACTTAATGTCTTCGACAAACAGTGTGTCACCATAGTAACATCCCTGAGCATTATGTTGTTCTCCCTCGAGCATGATCTCTCCAGGATCTCTGATCAACCTGCTGCACCGGAGcgtgttttattgttattaatgtgtgtgtgtgtttgtgggttGCTCTGTAACCCTGAGTATATGGCTGAATACCAATTTGCACACTATCCCTTCTGAATAGAtttagatggatgaatggtatACTATTTGTGAATTGTGTATCTGTACTGGATTTCCTAaaaacagggcttgacattaacttttttgctctcCAGCCACTGTGGTTAGAGGTTTTCCAGAGttactcagcattttcactggccacaattttgttATTGGGAAATTACGTTTTATTAGGGGTGTGGCGATACGCTTAGCTCATGAGACAAGACGATACACGATAATTGGTTTGCAAGAACAAGTCAACAtgatattttaacactatttttaTGAAATCTTCAATGATGAAATATCTGACTGGAAAAATAGTCTTTTATTTGACTGAAAGTCACAAATGCAAAACAATGCaggtgcattttgaaatgttttaactaatctaGAGCTGTCACTAATGATTATCTTGGTAATCGAGTAATCAGTCGATTATTTTGACGATTAATTAGATCATTCtttttgtggtaataaaaatagacctttaaaatgacttaaaatacatatataataatgaGGCAATAATAACTGGTTCAAATAAAGTATCAGAAGCAAGTAATCATATGGTTTTATTGGACATGTTAAACACATAAggtaatatacattatataaacaATCAACTTATGTACATTATGTATGTACATTGAATacagaattgctagatataaactctcaattgtgatttataaagtcagaattccaagaaaaaacatctgttttttccctcacaactggacataacacgcaattgcgtgtttatatctcacaattctgactttttgtgagtttatatcttgcaattttgagaaaaaaagtcataattgttaGATATATATTCACAATTGTATGCAAAAtcgtgagataaaaagtcgcaattacctttttaattttttatttcatggcggaaacaagcttccatagaaacccgcaatgcatatatttatttaattaatataaaatttaacCCGCATTTGGGGGGGTGTTAATGACAAGCCCTGTTTACAAATGTGAAGGCAGTGGGTATTTTTTGCCTACTGTTTCATGAATATTTGTATTTGGACATATTATTAATTTGACCCTTTTAGTATACCATGCATTAGGGAAGTAGACATATTAGGGTTAGTAGACAAAGGATTTAATAGTGATGGCTTTAAAAAGCAATTCAGTGAAGTAATAAAGTGACACATGTCTGGCACACTGCCTTACTACATGCTCAAAAGTAGGGCTGGACTGGTTATTGACAAAATTCACAATTCGATTTTGATTCACACGCTTTTGATTCCGATCTCGATTTGATCAGTGTTGACAACAAAGTCTAaacttttaaatttttatattttatttttttatgtattaacatttaaattgcacataaggcacatttttatattaaccTTACCTTATAATGACATATTTATGTTTCTACTTCaaattgtttttgaaatataaacatttaaatggtgtcTGTAATAACTTATCTACCAATTTTATGGACATTGAATgtcttttctgaggtaaattttACATCACGTGACACTTTTCCACTCttaaaacactgattgagcgaatACATGAAACATCATACATTTTTGtgagttgtactgtatctttcaacatacctgctgatgtttattcatgtttatttcatgctataactagtagtaaagcaTTTCACGGCTACAGTGAGTTTTATTGCACGCCTCAGACAATGTTTAGTGACATTTTGTTCACGCATCAACAGAAATGAGCATAGACTAAAAGAATTTAAAAGAATTGTCATCGGAATTGATTAAAAACGAGAAATCAATATTGTCAGCCCAGCCCTACTCAAAAGTATGTTCTTGTCCCTCACAAGCGAATTGAGATTCAGCCATTGTTTTTTCCATGACACTGAATGAATGTGTAAAGCTGTTGTCTGTCacgagtgtgtgtttgagtcccgTCTGCATCcttgtttgtgcatgtgtgtataaCTCTCGTTTCCCTTCAGACATTGTGAACACAGCACGTCCAGATGAGAAAGCTATAATGACCTATGTGTCCAGTTTCTACCATGCCTTTTCTGGAGCCCAGAAGGTACACCACGACCCCATCCCTTCTCCAGCTCCTCTTTAGCATGGCTTTCTCCACCAGTACTAGAATAACCTGGTGAAGGCACGCACATGCAGGTTTTGTGCGTGTGCGTCTTAACCCTTCTTCCTCTGGCCTACGACTCCTTTCTCAACAGCGGATTGGCTTTTTCCTCTCACTTTGCGGGTTGCCACGGTTTTAACGCAGGATTTCAACCCCCATTTCCCTTTCAATAGGGGAGCCCATAAAATGCATAACCATCTCCTCCTCTTTCAGTGGAGACACACAGGCTTTGGGTTGCTTTGCTTCACtgctgtctctttctctctctcttttcgcTGACATTGCTGTAGATATCGTGGGCACTCTGCGGCCGGATGAGAAGGCCATTATGACCTACGTCTCCTGTTTCTATCACGCCTTCTCAGGTGCTCAGAAGGTGAGAAACCTTTGACCCCTGACTGCTGGCCCTGAAACTCTTAAGGTGCATTCATACCTGGTTTGATTGACAAAGTTTTCTTGTTTTGGTTCGTTTTATTTTGCTCCAAACAGATGTACAGCAAAGGACTAACAGTtaagttaaaggcacaatatgtaagatttttggattaaaatatccaaaaaccactaggacaatgtaatataattttgttgatttgtgtacttgcattatcccaaatgtttccaagaatgttaaATCCACAGAAATAAGCCATTTTAAAAAGGCCCTTACGTCCCCTaccaatgacatcatacccgtgttaccctcgaattccggttttattttgtagaaaccatggaaacgcatTCAGCCACACCgtttcatactacagtaatgttaataaatctttaatacattagctcatccattaATATGATTTATGCCTGAGCCCTGTCAGATTCTTTTCTGTAGATgtgaagacaacaactcccatgattccgcgaaatcaaggcgtcatcaagctacgcctttgttttgaataagtgacctctagtggtgaaaaactacatattgtgcctttaatgaaACAATATTAGCTAACTGTTCTAGCATGACTAATGTTGGTTGATAATATTGGATAATACGTTGGTCATATTAAAGTAGCTATTGTAGTTGTTGCCgccgatagcctcgtgggcagcacCATCATATAGCTCTTCGGGCTTCCCAAGTTCGAGTCCCGGCTCGAGGGCCTTCCCCGATCGCAcccccctctctttctctccaacTTCACATCCAGTCTGCTTACTGTTCcgtcataataaaggcaaaaacgccaaaaaaaataaattcctgTAGTTGTTCTCTTCACAAGAATGTACATAACCAAGTTGGATGAAGACCATTTTTATTCTTTCTGGGCTTCCCACTCCATTGGCTTGGCATATGGCATTGAATTGTTctggattaaatatttcaaacaaACGCCATATGGACGCCATATTTTTATTATCCATTTTTAATTCCAGTGCATGCATGCTTTGAGTCAAAAATTGAGTCTTAAATAAAGAAGAAATCCAGTCTGCAATTACAGGAATGTCGGATTTATAGCCATTTGATCCTTTCATTCTAGGGTAATCTAGGGTTTATGCAAAAACCTGCGCCAAAAACCAATCCAATTAAACCAGGTGTGAAAATGACTTGAGTTGAGGCCACTTGCCAGTTTTGTTTCATCACAGCTTTGGGCTTCACTATACCCAAACCATTGCCATCACCACTTTctatatatgcatttatttctaatgGTTCTGCTGTCATTAATACTCTCAGTGGGTTTACTGGTCTTTCACAACCTTCTTTAAATGGTGAATTTCATTGTTTGATGTTTCATATTTGCACTCAGTGCAAAAGATTGTAACACAGTTGAGGACAATGTTGagtgtaaatatgaaaatagcAACAATGCAATTGACTATAATGAATTTCATAAAGCCTTTTAAAACACGGAGGTTGCTGCTTTGATTCTTAATGTGTTCTATTATGTTTGTTAGTAATGTTAAGCCCACCTTTACATTAGACAGTACTGTTCAGTAaagttttggtgctgcatatgCTACAGTAGACATGTGAAACTACTCATTTATTTTCCATGTGAAGTAAAGCCAGAAACTTCTCATCATAAttgtttaaatgtgctttagccTTTTACACAAGCGTTTTGAACACTTTCTGTGTTTCAGTGTTAGTTAATGCTGTAGAGAACCATGAAGAGATCCTCCAGTGGTGGTATAAAAATTGAGAATGCAAATTTGATTTTCCAAATAGCATGTAAATTTTGCAGCTAGACTACACGTTTTCAAAACTAACCAATTTTGGTGTTTGCATGGAACGTGAATTAGTATAATAGTTAGCTTCTGCTAAGTGACTTATGTAATGTTGAAGTTTAacttcatatttatttaatttggcTAGTTTTTATGCATGCTACTGTTTGTATAGCACATTATTAACTTACAACACTTGGAGTTTTGTGTCATTGTGTGCTCAGTACATCATTTGCGTGTGTTTGAATGTAATTTTAGGCACTTTTTGCTAAACCCACCAAACCAAAaaccattaaatatttaatcatttgtttTCCCCGTGTAAACTAAAGCAGCATCTTGACATTTACAGTTCTAAAatcagattattatttttttatacttcTTAACTGAAGTGTACTGTGTATACTGTATCATACTACTTTAAACATATGGTATacactactgtatatatttgtgtaGTAAACAGTatactgtttttcttttttcaacatATGGAAAGTTTTGTAATTATATAGAAAATTTCTGATGTATAATATGGTGGTTGTTCTGTGATAGGCTGAGACAGCAGCCAATCGTATCTGTAAGGTGTTGGCGGTCAATCAGGAGAATGAGCACCTGATGGAGGACTATGAGAAACTGGCCAGCGATGTGAGTCTAAATCAATATAAGTTTGTATGTGCAGTGGAACCTGAAGCATCTAAATGCTAACTAACTACCAAACTACCCAGAGTGTTTTACTTTTAATGTCTCCGTTTCCTATTGAACCTCTGCTAATTTACTTTTTCTTACTGCATGCTTTTTATCCCTACAGCTGTTGGAGTGGATTCGTAGGACAATCCCATGGTTGGAAAATCGTGCTCCAGAGAAAACCATGACAGAAATGCAGCAGAAATTGGAAGATTTCCGCGATTACCGTCGGGTTCACAAACCACCCAAAGTTCAGGAGAAGTGTCAGCTAGAGATTCAACTTCAACACGTTGCAGACCAAACTCCGTCTGAGCAACCGACCAGCCTTTATGCCATCTGAGGGACGCATGGTGTCGGTAAGAAATGCATATAATACATGCACAATTCGGTTTATAATAATACTTAAAAAAGAATAGCTTTTGCTGTGTCACAAACTTATGACATGTCAACATGTCTCatcaaaaactgtaatattcaTTGTTGTTGGCTTTCAGATTGAATCATGAAAGGCATTTGGCTGATAAGTATTCTTTCTCTTTAGGACATTAATGGTGCATGGCATAAACTGGAAGGTGCAGAGAAAGGCTATGAAGAGTGGTTACTGAATGAGATCCGTCGTTTGGAAAGACTTGACCATCTTGCAGAAAAATTCCGTCAGAAAGCAGCCATCCATGAGAGCTGGACGGATGGTATGGATACAGAAACTAAACTTGAACTTACTGATGCTTTTGCCAATTATTCACATTAACTTCAACTAATTACACCAATTGCTCTCAATAGACAGTGAGAGGCTCCTCTTCGAAAACTCTTTCCGTTATTTCTCTGagtgttttgatttcatgaatGCAGAGCCTTGTCAGCCAGGCAGAAGTCTTAAAGATCAGGCATGTGATCTGAAAACTAGATAGATCTGAATAGAtctatgtttgtttgtgtatagGTAAGGAGGCCATGCTAACCCAGAAGGATTATGAGACCGCAACTCTGTCTGAGATCAAAGCTCTCCTGAAGAAGCATGAGGCATTCGAAAGTGACCTTGCTGCCCACCAAGACAGAGTGGAGCAGATTGCTGCCATTGCACAGGAACTCAAgtgagaaaacaacaaaaatagagGCAACAAATAATGACAGAGAAGGCTAATTAAACTGACTGAAAATCCAGGCTGTAGGGGATGAAAGTTGGGAATGTTTAATGGAGTGTTagtgtttaaaatgtttctgtaTCACAGTGAGCTGGACTACTACGACTCCCCGAGCGTTAATGCACGCTGTCAGAAGATCTGTGAGCAGTGGGATGCTCTGGGTTCCCTCACACAGAACCGCAGAGAGTCTCTCGAGGTACGCATGCTTTCTTGGAGAGACACTTTCTGgcatattttgtacattttatcaCGCTGACTGTGTGTGTATCTGGTCTGCAGAGAACAGAGAAACAGCTTGAGTCTATTGATGAGCTCTACCTTGAGTACGCCAAGAGAGCAGCGCCATTCAACAACTGGATGGAGGGAGCCATGGAGGACCTTCAGGACATGTTCATTGTACACAACATAGAAGAGATCCAGgtactgtaaaatgttttagtatTTGTAATCTTTCATCAGAATGAAATGACTTGCTCCACCTCTAAAATGCTGTTCCTTTTATGTTTCATTGCTGGTATCTTTGGACAGTCCATTTCAGAACAAGCTAAAGGGAATAATAAAATGCTTGATGTGACAATCCTTTCCCTAACTACTTTCTCTTTATGTAGGGACTGATAACGGCTCATGAGCAGTTCAAATCAACTCTTCCAGAGGCAAATAAAGAGCGGGAGGCTATTCAGGCCATCCAGGCTGAAGTTCAGAAAATCGCACAGTACAATGGCATCAAACTGGCTGGAAACAATCCTTACACCTCCATCACCCCTCAGAGCATTGACAAGAAGTGGGAGAAGGttagatatatttttatcaGTGAAAAAGAAATGGCTTGCTTCAATATCTATAGGTGTGGTTTTACAAATCAGTTGAGATTGCAAGCATTGATATGATCTCCCATCTATGTGCAGGTGCAGCAACTGGTTCCACAGCGTGATCAGGCTCTTCAGGAAGAACTTGCACGTCAGCAGTCTAATGACCATCTCAGACGCCAGTTTGCCAACCAGGCCAACATGATTGGACCATGGATCCAAAACAAGATGGAGGTATATTCGCCtttatttctgtattatttCTTTGATCTTCTCTCTTGCTGAAGAAGAAAAATACTGAATGATTCATCTGTCTCCATTGCATGATGTTTGTAGGAGATCGGGCGGATATCAATTGAGATGAATGGAACGCTGGAAGATCAGCTGACCCACCTCCGTCAGTATGAGCAGAGCATCATCGAATACAAACCCAACATCGACCAACTGGAGGGAGACCATCAGCTCATTCAGGAAGCACTTATATTTGACAACAAATACACTGCTTACACTATGGAGGTAcgtatatttaaatattcaaatttaTCATGTTGAAATTATGTAGGAACCACAGATGTAATGTTTGGGTCAagtgtttaatttttctgtcaaGTTTGTTTGGCCGTTCACACAAGTCCAGTTTATCCATTGCCTTTTTCTTCTCTAAAGCACCTTCGTGTTGGTTGGGAGCAACTCCTTACTACAATTGCCCGCACCATTAATGAGATCGAGAACCAGATTCTGACTCGTGATGCTAAAGGCATTAGCCAGGAGCAGCTTCACGAGTACCGCACGTCTTTCAATCACTTCGACAAGGTCAGGAACTCCATTGCATGTTTGTCAGTGTGTGAAATGGACTTAGTTACTTAATGTCAAAGAATAAGTATTTGTAAGATGGTGAATGTCAATCAAGGTCAGTGTATTAAAGGCATAgatcactcaaaaaaaaaaaatgcaattttcagTGAAAGCATTGTGCTGTGGAATGAAAGCTACTTGCCGTGTCAGGACTGATTATAAGACACATAAGAACCCATGGTGTTTTGCATCACTGACTTCAAACCTGACTAGATGCGTCTGCATTCTCCAGGATTGATTGTAAATGAGATTTGACAGCCAAACATCTTGTTTTctacagaacaaagaaagtcatacttttttaaatgacaagATGGTGATAATTTTTGATTGATATATTCCTTTAATATGCATAGGGTTTGTGTTTTTCCAACTGTTATCAAAGAAATCTTAGCACCAGGCCATTGAAAATACACATGACATAGCAGAGGATTAGTGTCCATATAAAGAAGAATATGGGAGATTTAGTCTATGCTGCTTATGTCAAGGCTGTGTTTAATTTCAGGGTGATTGATGCATGATAAAAATAGACCTCAGTTTAAAGTTTTGGTTGGACTTGTTTTAATATTTCCTCCATTGCTCCATTTTCTCCACTTATTCTGGCACTAATGGGAGGGAAAACATCTGAAATATACTGTGCGTCAAACACCTCTGAGCTGAAGTGTGCCACCTGTAGCCAATATGTAAATATAGTCTAGTGGAACTGAAGTAATGAGGGGTTTTTTTGCTCGAGTGGAGAAATATAGCCAAGGTAAAGGAGAAAAACTGATATGGTGCTTTCATAATGGCTCTCTAATGTCACAagctgaatgttttttttctgacattCATAAGAATCAGGTCACTCACTGTCATAAGTATGTTTCATTAGTCATGTGACTTGTTTACCATCAGCCCATGTGTCTAACATCCACAATGTTTTGTCTCCATCTTTTTTTGTCATGTCACTGCCTTCATCCCACACATGCTGTTATGTCATTGTGTATGGGTATCATCAATCCTCATCTGCATGTTCTGATTGCTCCATCTACTGTGGCCCCTTGCGTGATTGGCTTACCACAGGACCACAGTGGTGTCTTACAAGCTGAGGAGTTCAAGGCTTGTTTGATCAGTCTGGGTTACGACGTAGAAA containing:
- the actn4 gene encoding LOW QUALITY PROTEIN: alpha-actinin-4 (The sequence of the model RefSeq protein was modified relative to this genomic sequence to represent the inferred CDS: deleted 1 base in 1 codon), with amino-acid sequence MVDYHAANNQTHFSSGGQQQTYMEQENDWDRDLLLDPAWEKQQRKTFTAWCNSHLRKAGTQIENIEEDFRDGLKLMLLLEVISGERLPKPERGKMRVHKINNVNKALDFIASKGVKLVSIGAEEIVDGNAKMTLGMIWTIILRFAIQDISVEETSAKEGLLLWCQRKTAPYKNVNVQNFHISWKDGLAFNALIHRHRPELIDYDKLRKDDPVTNLNNAFEVAERYLDIPKMLDAEDIVGTLRPDEKAIMTYVSCFYHAFSGAQKAETAANRICKVLAVNQENEHLMEDYEKLASDLLEWIRRTIPWLENRAPEKTMTEMQQKLEDFRDYRRVHKPPKVQEKCQLEINFNTLQTKLRLSNRPAFMPSEGRMVSDINGAWHKLEGAEKGYEEWLLNEIRRLERLDHLAEKFRQKAAIHESWTDGKEAMLTQKDYETATLSEIKALLKKHEAFESDLAAHQDRVEQIAAIAQELNELDYYDSPSVNARCQKICEQWDALGSLTQNRRESLERTEKQLESIDELYLEYAKRAAPFNNWMEGAMEDLQDMFIVHNIEEIQGLITAHEQFKSTLPEANKEREAIQAIQAEVQKIAQYNGIKLAGNNPYTSITPQSIDKKWEKVQQLVPQRDQALQEELARQQSNDHLRRQFANQANMIGPWIQNKMEEIGRISIEMNGTLEDQLTHLRQYEQSIIEYKPNIDQLEGDHQLIQEALIFDNKYTAYTMEHLRVGWEQLLTTIARTINEIENQILTRDAKGISQEQLHEYRTSFNHFDKDHSGVLQAEEFKACLISLGYDVETDKQGDAEFARIMGIVDPNNSGAVTFQAFIDFMSRETTDTDTADQVIASFKILAGDKNYITAEELRRELPPDQAEYCIARMAPYSGPDAVAGALDYMSFSTALYGESDL